Below is a genomic region from Solidesulfovibrio fructosivorans JJ].
TTCCCTCCCCCGGTTCCTTCCTCCCCCTCTCCTACGCCGGGACCTGGGCCAGGGCCTGGTCCAGGTCGGCGATGATGTCGCGCACGTCTTCGATGCCGACCGAGATGCGCACCATGTCCGGGGCCACGCCGGCCGCCGCCAGCTCGTCGGGGGTGAGCTGGGAATGGGTGGTGCTGGCCGGGTGGATGACGAGGGTCTTGGCGTCGAGAATGTTGGCCAGATGCGAGCACAGCTTCACCGATTCGATGAATGTGCGCCCGGCCTCGATGCCGCCCGTGAGTCCGAAGCCGAACACCGCTCCCGGACCGAGGGGAAAGAACTTCTTGGCCCGGGCATGGTCCTTGTGGCTTGGCAGGCCGGCGTAATTGACCCAGGCCACCTTGGGATGGGCTTCCAGAAATTCCGCCACGCGCTGGGCGTTGGCGCAGTGCGCCCGGGCCCGAAGCGGCAGCGTCTCCAGGCCCTGGATGATAAGGAAGCTGTTCATGGGGGCCGGCGTCGCGCCGATGTCGCGCATGAGCCCGGTGCGCAACTTGGTGCAAAAGGCCGAGCACGGCGTGCCCTCGAGCTCACAGAGCATCTCCCAGAAATTGGCCCCGTGGTAGGTGGGGTCGGGCGCGGTGATCTCCGGGAATTTTCCGCCCGCCGCCCAGTCGAAGCCGCCGCTTTCGACAATGGCCCCGCCGATGCATGTGCCGTGGCCGCCGATGATTTTCGTCAGCGAATAGACGGCGATGTCCGCCCCCACCTCGAAGGGATTGAGGATGGGCGGCGCGGCCACAGTGTTGTCCAGAATAAAGGGGATGCCGGCGTCGTGGGCCACCTTGGCGATGGCGGGCAGATCGTCCACGTTGCAGCGCGGGTTGCCGATGGATTCGGTGTAGACGAGGCGCGTGTCGGCATCGATGGCCCGGGCGAAATTGGCCGGGTCGGAAGAATCAACGAACCGCACCTCGATGCCGAAGCGCCTCAGCGTATGCTCGAAAAGCGTGTGGGTGCCGCCGTAGAGGTTGCTGCCCGAAACGATGTTCTGTCCGGCCTTGGTGATGGCGACCACAGCGTAGAAAATGGCGGACATGCCCGAGGCCGTGCACAGGCAGGCCGGAGCGCCGTGCAGGGCGGCCAGGCGCTTTTCCAGCACGTCGGTGGTGGGGTTGCCAAGCCGCGTGTAGATGTAGCCGGCTTCCTTGAGCGCGAACAGGTTGGCCGCATGGGCGGCATCGCGGAACAAAAAGCTTGTGGTCTGGTAGATGGGCACGGCCCGGGAAAGCGTATCCTCATCCGGAGCATGGCCGGCATGCAGGGCCAGCGTCTGGGCATGCCACGTGGAATTGGTCATGGAGTTCCTCATGTTTTAATTGGTAGCCGCCCGCGCCGGGGCGTGGGGCATGATGCCCCTATATGACAACCCGCCCCCCCGTGGAAAGCCCCGGCCGGCGTTTGCGGCCCCCCGGCCTTGACAAGAACCCGGGGCGGAACCGACAACCGGCATCGGCGCTTTCGCCGCGCCGACTTCCATCGTCACTTCGGGAGGTACCCATGCGCCTGCACGCCTTTTACCATGTCCCCTTCGAGGATGTGGGCTCCATCGCATCCTTTGCCGCCGAAAAAGACCACTCCCTGACCGCCACCAGCTTCTACGCCGACGAGACCCCGCCTCCGGCCTCGGACTACGACATGCTCATCGTCATGGGCGGGCCCATGAGCGTCTACGACGAAAAAGAATATCCCTGGCTGGCCGGCGAGAAAAAAGCCATCGAAGCGGCCATCGCCGCCGGCAAGAAGGTGCTCGGCATCTGCCTGGGAGCCCAGCTCGTCTCCGCCGTCCTCGGCGGCACGGTGACCAAGAATCCGGTGCCGGAAATCGGCTGGTTCAAGGTGGAAATGACCCCGGAAGGTCTGGCCGAGCCGGTCTTCGCCGGATTCCCCCAATCCTTCTACGCCTTCCACTGGCACGGCGACACCTTCTCCATCCCGCCGGGAGCCGTCCATGCCGCTTCCTCTGCCGCCTGCGCCAACCAGGCCTTCGTCGCCAACGGCGGCCAGGTCGTCGGCCTGCAGTTCCATCTGGAGACCCAGCCGGTGAACATGCAGAAGCTCATCAAGTACTGCGCCGCCGATGTGGCCACCCCCGGCCCCACCATCCACCACCCCAAGCAGATGCACGCCGGGCGCGAAGCCTTCAAGGACATCAAGGCGCTCATGCACAAGGTCTGCGACGCCATGACCGCGTAAGCCGATGCGATGAGAGGGAATGGAATGCCTCCGGCGGCCGGGGGAAACTTTTTGAAAAAAGTTTCCCCCGGACCCCCTTCAAAAACGTTCAAAGGGGCGGAGGCTCCGCCTGAGAGGGGATATGGGGTTTTTCATTTTTTTGGGAACAGAGCCAGGCTTTCCCCACAGGGATGCCGGGCGGGCGGAAATCGTTCCCGAACCTGGGACGCGTTCCCAGGGCCGGCGGCGGGGTGGAGCGGACGCGAAGGCGTATTCTTCAAATATGCGCCGCACGCGGCTATCCCGCCCCGCCGCCGGCCAGCCAGCCCCAACCAAACAAACGGCTCGAATGCTGCCGGGAGAAAGGCGATGCGCAAGAAAGAGCGGGAACTCACGGACAGAGGCGTACTGGAAGAACAGCTCATGCGGGCCAAGGTGTGCCGGCTCGGGCTCTACGACGGCGCGTGGCCCTATGTCGTGCCCGTCAACATCGGCTACGCCGCCGGACACCTTTATTTCCATTCATCGCTCAAGGGCAAGAAGATGGACATCCTGCGTCAAAACCCCAAGGTCTGCTTCGAGATCGACAGCGCCGTGGAAATCGTCACCGGTGAACGCCCCTGCGATTACACCGCCTACTACAAGTCGGTCATCGGCTTCGGCACGGCCGTCTTCCTCGAGGACGAAGCGGAAAAAGTCGAGGGATTGCGCATCCTCATGCGGCACTTTGCCGGCCCGGAAGAAGGTTTCCGGCCCGAGGTGGTGTCCAAAACGGCCGTGGTGCGCATCGACATCGAATCCATGACCGGCAAGTCCAACCCGCCGATGAAGGAATGGAGTTAGCCGACTCCGCCACCTTTTCCATTTTCAGGAAAACCGTATCGCCCAATTTGTCGAAGGCGGGCGGGTGAAGCCGCATTGCCGCCCGCTGGGCTTTCGCGTAACAGGAAAGCCATTGCGGGCATGGACCTGCCGCAAGACGGCGCGACTTCAACAACAGAGCGGCAATGCGATTTCCAATACCCGAGGCGGCGGCCTCTCGCCGCCCGTCCGACGCCTTTCCCCCGGCCGCTTTCGCCGGCCATCCCTTGTCGCTCGCCGCCCGCGCCTTCTTTTTTCTTATTGTCGCCGCCTTCCTGGCGATCGCCCTCCTCCCCGCCTTCGCCCCGGCCGCAACCGAGCCGTCCCCGGCGGAACCGCCCCAAGCCGCACCCACACGCCCGGAAAAACTCACCGTGGTCGTGGACAAGGATTACCCGCCCTACATCATCACCACCCCTTCGGGCGAGGTGCGCGGCATCCTGGTTGATCGCTGGAAGCTTTGGGAAAAACGCACCGGCGTGCCGGTCACCCTCGTTCCCATGAACTGGGACGCGGCCCAAAACGCCATGCGCCATGGCGAGGCCGACGTCATCGACCTGTTTTTCGAAAACGAGACCCGCCAAAAGGACTTCCTGTTCTCCAAACCCTACGCGACCATCGACGTGCCGGTCTTCGTGCAAAAGGACCTCTCCGGCATCACCGACATGGCTTCCCTGCGCGGCTTTCCGGTGGCGGTCAAACGCGGCGACGCCTGCGCCGAGATTTTGCAGCGGCACGGCATCGGCCCGCTTTTGTACTACGACACCTACGAGGACGTGATCCAGGCCGCCAAGAACGGCAATATCAAGGTCTTTTGCATGGACGCCCCGCCGGCGATGTACCACCTTTACAGACAGGGGCTCGACGGCGAATTCAGGCTGGCCTTCATCCTCTATTCCGGCAAGTTGCACACTGCCGTGCGCAAGGGAAACGCGGCGCTTTTGCGCTTCGTCGAAGCGGGCTTCGACGGCATTGCGGCCAAGGACCTCAAGGCAATCGACAAGAAGTGGCGCGGCACGCCCCTTTTCCCCTCGTCCGGCCTGCGCTACGCCCTGCTGGCCGTGGCGGCGTTGGCCGCGGCCGCGCTCGTTTTGCTGTCCATAAACGCGCTGCTGCGGCGCACCGTCCGCCGCCAGACAGCCAGGCTCGAGGAGCTGCTCGAAGCGGTCGGCCAAAGCGAACGCCGCTACCGGGAACTGGTCGAAAACGCGGCCTGCCTCATCGTGCGCCTCGATCTCCTCGGCCGGGTGGTATTCTGCAACGCCTGGGGCCAGCGGGTCTTCGGCCTGCCCCTTGAGCGCATGCTCGGACGCGACATCGACGCCTTGGGTGGCGCGCCGGGAAGCGATGCCTCCGAATCGTGGGGGGCGATCCTGGCCGTCCTGGCCGAGGCTCCGGACGGCGCGCGAACCCTGGACCGGCGGCATATCGGCGAGAACGGCCGCGCCATCTGGATCACGTGGTCCGTCATCGCCCTGCGCGATCCCAAGGGACTCCCGACCGAATTCCTGTGCGTCGGCAACGAGATCACCCAACGCAAGCAGGCCGAGAAAGCGCTCGCCGCCAGCGAAGCCCGCTATGCGCTGGTGGTGCGCGCTTCCAACGACGGCATCTGGGACTGGGACCTGCGTACGGATGCGGTCTATTTTTCGCCCCGTTACCTGGAAATCCTCGGGCTCGCCCCGGACGCGTTATCCCCGACCGTTACGGAATGGAACCAACGCATCCATCCCGACGACGTCGAGGCCGTCCTGCGGGAAAACCGTCGCTGCGCCACGGGTGAAACGGACAGCTTCGTCGTGGAATACCGCATGCGTCACGCGGACGGCTCCTACCGCTGGATCGTCGGACGGGGTGCAAATTCCAAGGACGAAAAGGGCCAGGTCGTGCGCATGGCCGGCTCCCATACAGACATCACCCGCCGCAAAAGGGACGAGACCGCCCTGCGGGAAAGCCAGGACCAACTGGCCAAGATCTTCCGCCTCTCCCCGGTCGGGCTTTGCGTGAGCGCCCAGCGCGACAGCCGCGTCGTGGATATCAATGAAAACGGAGCGCGCATGTTCGGCTACGAAAAGGCGGCTGTGATCGGCCGCGAAAGCCTGCACCTCGGGGTGTGGCCACACCCCGAGGACCGCCGGGCGCTGGTGGACGAACTTGTCGCCAAGGGCTCCATCGTCGGCAAGGAACTCGAACTGCTCCACCAAAACGGCTCCACCGTGGTGGTGCTCTATTCCGCCGTGCCCATCCAGGCGTACGGCGAAACCTGCCTCCTGTCCGTGCTGGTGGACATCACCGAGCGCAAGGCCATAGAGCGGTCCCTGCGCCGGGCCAAGGAAGCCGCCGAAGCCGCCAACCGGGCCAAAACGGAATTCCTCTCCACCATGAGCCATGAAATCCGCACGCCCATGAACACCATCCTGGGCATGGCCCAGGCGCTCTCGGCCGCCGACCTGCCGCCCAAGCAGACCCAGGCCATCCGCGCCATCGAAATCGCCGGGGGAAGCCTGCTCACCTTGTTAAACGATATCCTCGACCTGTCCCAGATCGAATCCGGCGGACTTATCATCGAGGAAAAGCCCTGCGACATCGGGAAGCTGGCCGGACGCATCGTGGACATGATGCGCCCCGACGCCGCCGCGAAAGACATCGCCCTGCGCCTCGATCTCGCCGAAGACCTGCCCCCGAGCGTTTCCCTAAGCCCGGACCGCATCCGGCAAGTCCTGGTCAACCTGCTCGGCAACGCCGTCAAATTCACCCACCAGGGCAGCATCGTCCTGGCCGTCGGCCGGGAGGCCGGCCCCACCGGCGGGGACTGGCTGCGCCTGGACGTGCGCGACACCGGCATCGGCATCCCCGTGGACAAACTGCCCGTCATTTTCGACCGCTTCACCCAGGCCGACGCCACCACCAGCCGGCTCTACGGCGGGGTAGGCCTGGGGCTGGCCATCTCCAAAAAGCTCGTGGACCTGATGGGCGGCAGCATCCGGGTGGAAACGGCGGTCGGCCAGGGATCGACCTTCACGGTGCGCCTGCCGTTGCGCCCGGTGCATACCCCGGTCCCGCAAGACGCCTTGCCGCATGCGGCAAAACCCACAGTCATTTCCCATCCAGGCCGACGGGCGACGGTCCTGCTCATCGAGGACAGCCCCGGCAACGCCGAAGTCACCAGAATCATGCTCGAAGACAGCCGCTTCGACCTGACCTGGGCTCCCAGCGGGCAGGCCGGACTCGAAGCCCTGCGCGAGACGCCCTACGACATCGTGCTCATGGACATGGAAATGCCCGAAATGGACGGCCTCGAAACGACAAGGGCCCTGCGCCGCATGGAAACGGAACTGGGCCGCCCCCGCACCCCGGTCATCGCCCTGACCGCCCATGCCTTCGAGGAACACCGCCAGCGGGGACTGGCCGCCGGCTGCGACGATTTCCAGGCCAAACCCGTCGCCAAAACGCGCTTGCTCGACGCCCTCGAAACCTGGATGGCCGTGGCCGGAAATTAGGGAAGAGGGAAGGAAGAATGGGGAAGAAAGTGCGAGAGGGGAAACCCTTTTGAAAAAGGGTTCTCCCCTCTCGCGCTCTCCCCTTCCTAAAATTTATAACGTGGCCAGTGTTATACAGTTAACACTTCATTATTATTAAAAGTCTTTGGAAAGGGGGTCCGGGGGGAGAACCTTTCTGCAAGAAAGGTTTCCCCCCGGCTCATCTCTCACAATATGCACACTGACGTCGTCATTCTGGGAGCCGGGGCCTCCGGGCTTTGCTGCGCCATTGCCTGCGCCGGCAGGGGGCGCGACACCCTCGTCATCGACCACGGCCCCAAGGCCGCCCGCAAGGTGCTGGCCGCCGGCGGCGGCCGGGCCAATTGCACCAACACCGACATCCGGGCCGCGGATTACCATTGCGCCAACCCGCATTTCGTCAAATCGGCCCTGGCCCGCTTCTCCCCCGCCGACTTCCTGGACTGGATCCATGCCGGCGGTGTGGCCACGGTCGAGGAACCCGGCGGCAAGGTCTTCTGCCGCGACGGCGCGCGTGCCCTGACCCGGTTTCTCCTGAGCGAGGCCCGGCGGGCGGGCGCTCGCATCCAGCTCGGCACGCGTGTGCGCGACGCCCGCAAGGACGGCGACGTCTTCGTCATCGACACCGAGGCCGGTTCCGTGCGCGCAACCTCCCTGGTGCTGGCCCTGGGCGGGAAATCCTGGCCGGGACTTGGTGCCACGGATTGCGGCTACACCCTGGCCCGGGGCTTCGGCCTGCCGGCCACTGAACTGCGCCCGGGCCTCACCCCGCTTCTGGCCGGGCCGGACATGGCCCCGCTTTGCCGCGAACTTGCCGGCGTATCCCTGCCCGTGCGCCTGACCGGCCCATGCGACATCACCGGCGAGCTGCTTTTCACCCACAAAGGCGTCTCCGGCCCGGCCGTGCTCGATGCCTCGCTTTTCTGGCGCGAGGGCGAAACGCTTTCCATCGACTGGCTGCCCGGCCGCGATCCCGAGGCGATCCTGGCCGAAGCCGGCCGCCAGGAGATCAAAAACGCCCTGTCCGGTTGCCTGCCCAAACGCCTGGCCACCGCCCTGTGCCAGCACCTCGGCGCGACCGGCCCCGCCGCCGGCCTCTCCCCCAAAGCCCGCCGCAAGCTCGCCGCGTCGCTTGCCGCCTTCTCCTTCGCCCCGGCCCGGGCCGAAGGCTACGCCAAGGCCGAAGTGACCCTCGGCGGCGTCACCGTGGACCGCATCTCCTCCAAGACCCTGGCCGCAAGCGACATCCCCGGCCTCTACGTCATCGGCGAACTGCTCGACGTCACCGGCCGCCTCGGCGGCTTCAACCTGCACTGGGCCTGGGCCTCGGGCTTCGCTGCCGGAGGCGATATATGAGGGGTGCCTCCGGCGGCCGGGGGGAAACTTTTTGAAAAAAGTTTCCCCCCGGACCCCCCATCAAAAACTTTCAAAGGGGGCATGGGGTTCACCGGGCGCGGCAGAAAAAGGGCTCTTCATTTCCAAAGGAATGAAGAGCCCTTTTCTATCCACAAAGGAAGAGCAATACTGTAGAGGCGCACCCTTCACTCGAATGGGAGTCCACATCGGGCGAGCCGGCGAACCTGCACACGCAGCAGCGGGGGTTGTTTTCAGCTTTGGCGGCAAGCCGCGCTCGCCGGAGTGCCATGCCATGCGAGGGTACGTACGCCTCTTGCTTTCCAATGGCTGTGTGGATCCGTACGGTCGGTACGCATCGCTTTCGGGGATGGGACGCGCGACCAGGGCCGGCTGGGGGCAGGACGGACGCGAGGGCGTATTCTTCAAATATGCGCCGCGCGCGGCCGCACTGCCCCCAGCCGGCCCGACCAACAACAGCGACAGTGCAACGACAACACGGCAGCCTCCCCCAAACAAAACCGATATATGTCGGCCTTGCCTTGCGGGAAAACATCGCCATTGCGGCAACACTCGGACGAATGAACGCGGTGTCAGTCGGTCTGGTAGAGTTCCAACAAACCGGGCGGCGGGTCGATGACCACGAAACCGGCCTCAAGGTCGATGTCGGGGACCAGCTCGTCGGCGGCGGGAAAAAGAATCTCGTGGCCGGCGGCGTCGCGAATCACCCAAAGCTCGGCCCCGCCGGAGTCGCGGACGTCTTCGATGACGCCGAAATCGGGACTGCCCGGGGCGGCTTGGGCCAGACGCACGCGCAGGCCGAGGAGTTGATGCAGGAAGACTTCGTCGGGATCGGGCGGGACAAGGCGCGAGGCCGGCACGCAAACGGCCAGCCCCCGCAGGAGCTCGGCGGCGTTGCGGTCCGGGACGCCCTCGAAGCTGACGAGAAGGCGTTCCTTATGGACGCGGGCGGCGCGCACGGTATAGACGCGGCCGCGCCCAGGAGACCCGGGCGGGCACAGGAGCACCTCCGCTCCCCGGTCGAAGTACGAAGGGGAGTCGGCATGGCTGTCGATGCACAACTCCCCCCGGATGCCGTGTGGGCGCGCCACGTCACCCACAATGATGTATTTTTCCGGGCCCATGGCGGTCGTGTCGAATCGGCGCGGGCGTTCCTACTCGAGGATCTCCAGCACGGAGCGCTTGCGGGCCTTGGTCGAGGCCGCGCCGAGGATGGTACGCATGGCGCGGGCGGTCCGGCCTTGTTTGCCGATGACCTTGCCGAGGTCTTCCTTGGCCACCTTGAGTTCGATGACCGAGGTCTGTTCGCCCTCTATCTCCGACACCTGCACCTGATCCGGGTTGTCCACCAGGGATTTGGCCACATACTCAATCAAGTCCTTCAACATACGCACCTCCTGAGGTAACCGTAAGAGCAAGCGAAGGACTTCCGCCTCCGTTTCCGTATACCCCCGGGCCGCACCCGGGGGTGAAGCGGCGGCGTCTGGGATTTCCGGCCCGGACCTCTCCTTCCAAGCGGCGTGTGCCGGAGGAGCCTAGACGTCAGCCTTCTGCAGCAGGGCGCGCACGGTATCCGAGGGCTTGGCTCCACGCTCAAGCCAGGACCGCACTTTTTCACTATCCACTTTTATTTCGGCCGGGTCAACCATGGGGTTGTAGTAGCCGAGATACTCCAGGGCGCGGCCGTCGCGGCGGGTCTTGGAATCCATGGCGACGATGCGGTAAAACGGGCGCTTCTTGGAACCCATGCGGGTCAGACGCAGTTTCATGGCCATAACGTATTCTCCTGTCCTTCGGGGTGAGAGCTGTTGTGGAATATTCGCCCGCCATGCGGCTAGCGTTTTTTCCGTTTTTTCCGTTGTTCCTTTTTCTTCTTGGCCGCGGCCTTGGCCGCGGCCCGGGCGGCGCGAACGGCTTCGGGATCGCCGCCGGGGGCTCCCGGCATGCCCCCAGGCATACCG
It encodes:
- a CDS encoding pyridoxamine 5'-phosphate oxidase family protein, with protein sequence MRKKERELTDRGVLEEQLMRAKVCRLGLYDGAWPYVVPVNIGYAAGHLYFHSSLKGKKMDILRQNPKVCFEIDSAVEIVTGERPCDYTAYYKSVIGFGTAVFLEDEAEKVEGLRILMRHFAGPEEGFRPEVVSKTAVVRIDIESMTGKSNPPMKEWS
- a CDS encoding type 1 glutamine amidotransferase, whose translation is MRLHAFYHVPFEDVGSIASFAAEKDHSLTATSFYADETPPPASDYDMLIVMGGPMSVYDEKEYPWLAGEKKAIEAAIAAGKKVLGICLGAQLVSAVLGGTVTKNPVPEIGWFKVEMTPEGLAEPVFAGFPQSFYAFHWHGDTFSIPPGAVHAASSAACANQAFVANGGQVVGLQFHLETQPVNMQKLIKYCAADVATPGPTIHHPKQMHAGREAFKDIKALMHKVCDAMTA
- a CDS encoding PAS domain S-box protein, with the protein product MRFPIPEAAASRRPSDAFPPAAFAGHPLSLAARAFFFLIVAAFLAIALLPAFAPAATEPSPAEPPQAAPTRPEKLTVVVDKDYPPYIITTPSGEVRGILVDRWKLWEKRTGVPVTLVPMNWDAAQNAMRHGEADVIDLFFENETRQKDFLFSKPYATIDVPVFVQKDLSGITDMASLRGFPVAVKRGDACAEILQRHGIGPLLYYDTYEDVIQAAKNGNIKVFCMDAPPAMYHLYRQGLDGEFRLAFILYSGKLHTAVRKGNAALLRFVEAGFDGIAAKDLKAIDKKWRGTPLFPSSGLRYALLAVAALAAAALVLLSINALLRRTVRRQTARLEELLEAVGQSERRYRELVENAACLIVRLDLLGRVVFCNAWGQRVFGLPLERMLGRDIDALGGAPGSDASESWGAILAVLAEAPDGARTLDRRHIGENGRAIWITWSVIALRDPKGLPTEFLCVGNEITQRKQAEKALAASEARYALVVRASNDGIWDWDLRTDAVYFSPRYLEILGLAPDALSPTVTEWNQRIHPDDVEAVLRENRRCATGETDSFVVEYRMRHADGSYRWIVGRGANSKDEKGQVVRMAGSHTDITRRKRDETALRESQDQLAKIFRLSPVGLCVSAQRDSRVVDINENGARMFGYEKAAVIGRESLHLGVWPHPEDRRALVDELVAKGSIVGKELELLHQNGSTVVVLYSAVPIQAYGETCLLSVLVDITERKAIERSLRRAKEAAEAANRAKTEFLSTMSHEIRTPMNTILGMAQALSAADLPPKQTQAIRAIEIAGGSLLTLLNDILDLSQIESGGLIIEEKPCDIGKLAGRIVDMMRPDAAAKDIALRLDLAEDLPPSVSLSPDRIRQVLVNLLGNAVKFTHQGSIVLAVGREAGPTGGDWLRLDVRDTGIGIPVDKLPVIFDRFTQADATTSRLYGGVGLGLAISKKLVDLMGGSIRVETAVGQGSTFTVRLPLRPVHTPVPQDALPHAAKPTVISHPGRRATVLLIEDSPGNAEVTRIMLEDSRFDLTWAPSGQAGLEALRETPYDIVLMDMEMPEMDGLETTRALRRMETELGRPRTPVIALTAHAFEEHRQRGLAAGCDDFQAKPVAKTRLLDALETWMAVAGN
- the rpsP gene encoding 30S ribosomal protein S16, encoding MAMKLRLTRMGSKKRPFYRIVAMDSKTRRDGRALEYLGYYNPMVDPAEIKVDSEKVRSWLERGAKPSDTVRALLQKADV
- a CDS encoding KH domain-containing protein, whose protein sequence is MLKDLIEYVAKSLVDNPDQVQVSEIEGEQTSVIELKVAKEDLGKVIGKQGRTARAMRTILGAASTKARKRSVLEILE
- the rimM gene encoding ribosome maturation factor RimM (Essential for efficient processing of 16S rRNA) — translated: MGPEKYIIVGDVARPHGIRGELCIDSHADSPSYFDRGAEVLLCPPGSPGRGRVYTVRAARVHKERLLVSFEGVPDRNAAELLRGLAVCVPASRLVPPDPDEVFLHQLLGLRVRLAQAAPGSPDFGVIEDVRDSGGAELWVIRDAAGHEILFPAADELVPDIDLEAGFVVIDPPPGLLELYQTD
- a CDS encoding O-acetylhomoserine aminocarboxypropyltransferase/cysteine synthase family protein, encoding MTNSTWHAQTLALHAGHAPDEDTLSRAVPIYQTTSFLFRDAAHAANLFALKEAGYIYTRLGNPTTDVLEKRLAALHGAPACLCTASGMSAIFYAVVAITKAGQNIVSGSNLYGGTHTLFEHTLRRFGIEVRFVDSSDPANFARAIDADTRLVYTESIGNPRCNVDDLPAIAKVAHDAGIPFILDNTVAAPPILNPFEVGADIAVYSLTKIIGGHGTCIGGAIVESGGFDWAAGGKFPEITAPDPTYHGANFWEMLCELEGTPCSAFCTKLRTGLMRDIGATPAPMNSFLIIQGLETLPLRARAHCANAQRVAEFLEAHPKVAWVNYAGLPSHKDHARAKKFFPLGPGAVFGFGLTGGIEAGRTFIESVKLCSHLANILDAKTLVIHPASTTHSQLTPDELAAAGVAPDMVRISVGIEDVRDIIADLDQALAQVPA
- a CDS encoding BaiN/RdsA family NAD(P)/FAD-dependent oxidoreductase translates to MHTDVVILGAGASGLCCAIACAGRGRDTLVIDHGPKAARKVLAAGGGRANCTNTDIRAADYHCANPHFVKSALARFSPADFLDWIHAGGVATVEEPGGKVFCRDGARALTRFLLSEARRAGARIQLGTRVRDARKDGDVFVIDTEAGSVRATSLVLALGGKSWPGLGATDCGYTLARGFGLPATELRPGLTPLLAGPDMAPLCRELAGVSLPVRLTGPCDITGELLFTHKGVSGPAVLDASLFWREGETLSIDWLPGRDPEAILAEAGRQEIKNALSGCLPKRLATALCQHLGATGPAAGLSPKARRKLAASLAAFSFAPARAEGYAKAEVTLGGVTVDRISSKTLAASDIPGLYVIGELLDVTGRLGGFNLHWAWASGFAAGGDI